In Camelina sativa cultivar DH55 chromosome 16, Cs, whole genome shotgun sequence, a single window of DNA contains:
- the LOC104750123 gene encoding formin-like protein 7, translating to MSFLFRKNGSSSRRKIKDKLRGRNSDRGGKREGGEEDRVRYDGGGGGSGSDSLPPPPSPWGFLFPEDFVRIDGNLKAVIVDEEGLDVIYWKKLIELENSAKISKNPKPRRRVDNTGGGFRRTEVGADQDDDDDDDGVGDKEAFSFHKKNSQSPLSSSGGGDVGGGGGGGGRHYTSSSTSAASPSRASYSTSDSVAVGKQSQSKFQAPGGGGSFPSSPSQIRNSDGGGRSPPLPLPPGQFAVGNALLSTSTPSVPLPPGQQYTAVNASSTPSVPLPPGQQYMAVNTQLSTSTPLVPLPPGQFVATNAPPPPPSAGAPPPLPPPPPPSSVAPPPPPPPKKGPAPPPPPPPGKKVAGPPPPPMSKTGPPKPPGNTKGPAKSGETSLAVGKTEDPAQPKLKPLHWDKVNPDASRSTVWHRIDGGSFNFDGDLMEALFGYVGARKPSEASSVPQNPTVSTSHYILDPRKSQNKAIVLKSLGMTKEEIIDLLTEGHDAESDTLEKLAGIAPTPEEQTEILEFNGDPTKLADAESLLFHILKAVPSAFNRFNVMLFKINYGSEVAQQKGSLQTLESACNELRARGLFMKLLEAILKAGNRMNAGTARGNAQAFNLTALRKLSDVKSVDGKTTLLHFVVEEVVRSEGKRAAMNKNMFPNDNAGGENADVSRDEQEIEFIKLGLPIIGGLSSEFTNVKKAAGIDYDSFVATTLALGTRVKETKRLLDQSVGKEDGCLTKLRSFFESAEEELTVITAEQLRIMELVKKTTNYYQAGALKERNLFQLFVIICDFLGMVDNACSQIARNQRKPQQRPATTVAGASTSTAETASVAAAPQRNAVRFPILPPNFMSESSRYSSSESDSDS from the exons ATGTCGTTTCTTTTCCGTAAGAACGGGAGTAGTTCACGGAGGAAGATCAAAGACAAACTCCGTGGTCGGAACTCAGATCGAGGCGGGAAGAGAGAAGGTGGTGAAGAAGACAGAGTCAGATACGACGGAGGCGGTGGAGGTTCCGGTTCCGATTCGTTACCACCACCGCCGTCTCCTTGGGGTTTTCTTTTCCCGGAGGATTTTGTTAGAATCGATGGGAATTTAAAAGCTGTTATTGTAGATGAAGAAGGTTTAGATGTGATTTACTGGAAAAAGCTTATTGAGTTGGAAAATAGCGCGAAAATTagcaaaaaccctaaacctagaagACGAGTTGACAATACCGGCGGCGGATTTAGAAGGACTGAAGTCGGAGCAGAtcaagacgatgatgatgatgatgatggagtaGGTGATAAAGAGGCGTTTTCGTTTCATAAGAAAAATTCTCAATCTCCTTTATCTTCTTCAGGTGGTGGTGatgtaggaggaggaggaggaggaggagggagacactatacttcttcttctacatctgCTGCTTCGCCGTCGAGAGCTTCTTATTCTACAAGTGATTCTGTTGCTGTTGGGAAACAATCTCAGTCTAAATTTCAAGCTCCTGGCGGCGGCGGTTCGTTTCCCTCTTCTCCGTCGCAGATCCGAAACAGTGATGGCGGTGGTCGTTCGCCGCCGCTTCCGCTTCCTCCGGGTCAGTTTGCCGTTGGAAATGCGCTTTTGTCTACATCGACGCCGTCTGTTCCGCTTCCTCCGGGTCAACAATACACGGCGGTGAATGCGTCATCGACACCGTCTGTTCCGCTTCCTCCAGGTCAGCAATACATGGCGGTAAATACACAATTGTCTACTTCGACACCGCTTGTTCCTCTTCCTCCTGGTCAATTTGTGGCGACAAATgctccaccgccaccaccatCTGCTGGGGCTCCACCTCCCCTGCCACCACCGCCTCCGCCATCTAGTGTGgctccacctccacctccaccgccTAAGAAAGGACCTGCAccgccaccacctcctccaccaGGTAAGAAGGTAGCTGGACCACCACCGCCTCCAATGTCGAAGACTGGGCCACCTAAACCACCTGGTAATACAAAAGGACCGGCGAAGTCAGGTGAGACTTCATTGGCCGTAGGCAAAACTGAAGATCCAGCTCAGCCAAAGCTCAAGCCTTTGCATTGGGATAAAGTTAACCCTGATGCGAGCCGTTCAACAGTGTGGCACCGGATTGATGGTGGCTCCTTCAA CTTTGATGGTGATCTCATGGAGGCTCTGTTTGGATACGTTGGTGCTCGAAAACCAAGTGAAGCAAGCAGTGTACCGCAGAATCCCACTGTGTCGACTTCGCATTACATTCTCGATCCTCGGAAGTCTCAGAACAAAGCAATTGTGCTTAAATCTTTAGGGATGACTAAGGAAGAGATCATTGACTTGTTAACAGAAGGCCATGATGCTGAGTCTGATACACTTGAGAAGCTTGCAGGAATAGCACCAACTCCAGAAGAACAGACAGAGATCCTAGAGTTCAATGGCGACCCGACGAAACTGGCTGATGCAGAGTCTCTACTGTTTCACATCTTAAAAGCAGTTCCTTCTGCATTTAACCGGTTTAATGTCATGCTCTTCAAAATTAACTACGGCTCGGAGGTTGCTCAACAAAAAGGATCTTTACAGACACTTGAATCTGCATGCAATGAGCTCCGTGCTCGTGGGCTATTCATGAAGCTTCTAGAAGCAATCTTGAAAGCAGGTAACAGAATGAACGCTGGAACCGCTAGAGGAAATGCTCAGGCTTTCAATCTGACTGCTTTAAGAAAATTGTCTGATGTGAAGAGTGTTGATGGGAAAACAACTTTGCTTCACtttgttgttgaagaagttgTGAGGTCTGAGGGAAAGCGGGCTGCGATGAATAAGAACATGTTCCCAAATGATAATGCCGGTGGTGAGAATGCAGATGTATCTAGAGACGAACAAGAGATTGAGTTTATAAAGCTTGGTTTACCCATTATAGGTGGCCTGAGTTCAGAGTTCACCAATGTGAAGAAAGCGGCTGGAATTGATTATGACTCGTTTGTAGCCACGACTTTAGCTTTAGGCACCCgagtcaaagaaacaaaacgccTTTTAGACCAAAGCGTAGGGAAGGAAGATGGGTGTTTGACAAAACTGAGATCTTTCTTTGAATCTGCAGAGGAAGAACTGACAGTTATTACAGCAGAACAGCTCAGGATAATGGAGTTAGTAAAGAAAACCACAAACTATTACCAAGCTGGAGCATTGAAAGAGAGGAACCTATTTCAGCTGTTTGTTATAATCTGTGATTTCTTAGGGATGGTTGATAATGCCTGTAGTCAGATCGCAAGGAATCAGCGGAAACCACAACAACGACCTGCCACAACAGTAGCGGGAGCATCAACTTCAACAGCGGAAACTGCGAGCGTTGCTGCTGCACCGCAAAGGAATGCAGTTAGATTTCCAATTCTGCCTCCAAATTTCATGTCAGAGAGTTCAAGGTACAGTTCAAGTGAGTCCGACTCAGATTCCtga
- the LOC104750122 gene encoding pyruvate dehydrogenase E1 component subunit alpha-1, mitochondrial-like: protein MALSRLSSRSNGIARPFSAAFNRFISTDTTPITIETSLPFTAHLCDPPSRSVESSSQELLDFFRTMALMRRMEIAADSLYKAKLIRGFCHLYDGQEAVAIGMEAAITKKDAIITAYRDHCIFLGRGGSLHEVFSELMGRQAGCSKGKGGSMHFYKKDSSFYGGHGIVGAQVPLGCGVAFAQKYNKEEAVTFALYGDGAANQGQLFEALNISALWDLPAILVCENNHYGMGTAEWRAAKSPSYYKRGDYVPGLKVDGMDAFAVKQACKFAKDHALEKGPIILEMDTYRYHGHSMSDPGSTYRTRDEISGVRQERDPIERIKKLVLSHDLATEKELKDMEKEIRKEVDDAIAKAKDCPMPEPSELFTNVYVKGFGTESFGPDRKEVKAALP, encoded by the exons ATGGCTCTATCACGCCTCTCATCGCGATCCAACGGCATCGCTCGTCCTTTCTCCGCCGCCTTCAACCGATTCATCTCGACGGACACAACTCCGATCACAATCGAGACTTCGCTTCCATTCACAGCTCACTTATGCGATCCACCGTCACGCTCCGTCGAATCATCGAGCCAAGAGCTTCTCGATTTCTTCCGAACCATGGCGTTGATGCGACGTATGGAAATCGCAGCCGATTCCCTTTACAAAGCGAAGCTAATCCGAGGGTTTTGCCATCTCTACGACGGCCAAGAAGCTGTAGCTATAGGCATGGAAGCTGCGATTACGAAGAAAGACGCGATTATCACTGCGTATCGTGATCACTGTATCTTCTTAGGTCGTGGTGGTTCGCTTCATGAGGTTTTCTCAGAGCTTATGGGAAGACAAGCTGGTTGTTCTAAAGGGAAAGGTGGATCTATGCATTTCTATAAGAAGGATTCGTCGTTTTATGGTGGTCATGGGATTGTCGGTGCTCAGGTTCCATTAGGTTGTGGTGTTGCTTTTGCTCAGAAGTATAATAAGGAAGAGGCTGTTACATTTGCTTTGTATGGTGATGGTGCTGCGAATCAGGGACAGTTGTTTGAAGCTTTGAATATTTCTGCTCTTTGGGATTTACCTGCCATTTTGGTCTGCGAGAACAATCACT ATGGAATGGGAACTGCTGAGTGGAGAGCTGCTAAGAGTCCATCTTACTACAAGCGTGGTGATTATGTTCCTGGACTCAAG GTAGATGGTATGGATGCATTTGCTGTCAAACAAGCATGCAAATTTGCTAAGGATCATGCCTTGGAGAAGGGACCGATA ATTCTTGAGATGGACACATACCGGTACCACGGTCATTCCATGTCTGATCCTGGAAGCACATACCGTACAAGAGATGAGATATCTGGTGTGAGGCAG GAACGTGATCCAATTGAGAGAATAAAAAAGCTGGTACTATCTCATGACCTTGCAACCGAGAAGGAGCTTAAGGATATGGAGAAGGAAATTAGAAAAGAAGTAGATGACGCCATTGCCAAAGCTAAG GATTGCCCAATGCCAGAGCCGTCCGAACTTTTTACCAATGTGTATGTGAAGGGATTTGGCACTGAG TCATTTGGACCAGACAGAAAAGAAGTCAAAGCTGCGCTTCCATGA
- the LOC104753467 gene encoding agamous-like MADS-box protein AGL80 isoform X2: MRKATFNKRKKGFVKKIHELSVLCGIEACAVIYNPFNSVPEVWPSNLGVKNVVEKFEMLTVMEQEKKMVNHEGFLKQNISKAMANNKRKMNDNEERMMKEAMFELLGGKADRLKLTNRHREDLCKYIDQYLKELYHHKNKILRQSHVEYGESSEAATNVMAPTSSVENANVNHLGHNQYQQQDGYPAIVPQYGIDNPSQNQGQQEEWLVSDDDIS, from the exons ATGAGAAAAGCAACATtcaataagagaaaaaaaggtTTCGTGAAAAAGATCCACGAGCTTTCCGTACTCTGCGGAATCGAAGCATGTGCTGTTATTTACAATCCATTCAACTCAGTTCCGGAGGTCTGGCCATCGAACTTGGGAGTAAAGAACGTCGTGGAGAAGTTCGAGATGCTGACAGTTATGGagcaagagaaaaaaatggtgAATCATGAAGGCtttctcaaacaaaacatatcaaaagcTATGGCGAATAACAAGAGAAAGATGAATGACAATGAGGAGAGGATGATGAAAGAGGCCATGTTTGAACTTCTTGGTGGGAAGGCAGATAGATTGAAGCTGACTAACAGACATCGTGAAGATTTGTGTAAGTACATTGATCAGTATCTTAAAGAACTTTAtcaccacaaaaacaaaatcctaagGCAATCCCATGTTGAATATGGTGAATCATCGGAAGCTGCTACAAATGTCATGGCACCAACATCTTCAGTTGAA AATGCAAATGTTAACCATCTTGGTCATAATCAATATCAACAACAGGATGGATATCCGGCGATTGTGCCTCAATATGGAATTGACAATCCGAGTCAAAATCAGGGTCAACAAGAGGAATGGTTGGTCTCAGATGATGACATATCCTGA
- the LOC104753467 gene encoding agamous-like MADS-box protein AGL80 isoform X1, protein MRKATFNKRKKGFVKKIHELSVLCGIEACAVIYNPFNSVPEVWPSNLGVKNVVEKFEMLTVMEQEKKMVNHEGFLKQNISKAMANNKRKMNDNEERMMKEAMFELLGGKADRLKLTNRHREDLCKYIDQYLKELYHHKNKILRQSHVEYGESSEAATNVMAPTSSVEPVINPVGVYDHNANVNHLGHNQYQQQDGYPAIVPQYGIDNPSQNQGQQEEWLVSDDDIS, encoded by the exons ATGAGAAAAGCAACATtcaataagagaaaaaaaggtTTCGTGAAAAAGATCCACGAGCTTTCCGTACTCTGCGGAATCGAAGCATGTGCTGTTATTTACAATCCATTCAACTCAGTTCCGGAGGTCTGGCCATCGAACTTGGGAGTAAAGAACGTCGTGGAGAAGTTCGAGATGCTGACAGTTATGGagcaagagaaaaaaatggtgAATCATGAAGGCtttctcaaacaaaacatatcaaaagcTATGGCGAATAACAAGAGAAAGATGAATGACAATGAGGAGAGGATGATGAAAGAGGCCATGTTTGAACTTCTTGGTGGGAAGGCAGATAGATTGAAGCTGACTAACAGACATCGTGAAGATTTGTGTAAGTACATTGATCAGTATCTTAAAGAACTTTAtcaccacaaaaacaaaatcctaagGCAATCCCATGTTGAATATGGTGAATCATCGGAAGCTGCTACAAATGTCATGGCACCAACATCTTCAGTTGAA CCAGTGATAAATCCAGTTGGTGTTTATGATCATAATGCAAATGTTAACCATCTTGGTCATAATCAATATCAACAACAGGATGGATATCCGGCGATTGTGCCTCAATATGGAATTGACAATCCGAGTCAAAATCAGGGTCAACAAGAGGAATGGTTGGTCTCAGATGATGACATATCCTGA